The Parus major isolate Abel chromosome 4, Parus_major1.1, whole genome shotgun sequence genome has a window encoding:
- the FABP1 gene encoding fatty acid-binding protein, liver: protein MSFTGKYELQSQENFEPFMRAMGLPEDQIQKGKDLKSISEIVQDGKKFTVTVTTGSKVIKNTFTIGEESEIELMTGEKVKAVVQMEGNNKLVTQVKGMKSVTELNGDTIIYSMTKGDITLKRVSKRI from the exons ATGAGCTTCACTGGAAAATATGAGCTCCAGTCCCAGGAAAACTTTGAGCCCTTTATGAGAGCCATGG GGCTCCCTGAGGACCAGATCCAGAAGGGCAAGGACCTCAAGAGCATCTCAGAAATTGTCCAGGATGGGAAAAAGTTCACGGTTACTGTGACCACTGGCTCCAAAGTGATAAAAAACACGTTCACCATTGGGGAGGAGAGTGAGATCGAGTTGATGACTGGAGAGAAAGTAAAG GCTGTTGTGCAGATGGAGGGTAACAACAAACTGGTCACACAGGTGAAAGGCATGAAATCCGTCACAGAGCTCAACGGAGACACCATCATCTAC tccATGACCAAGGGTGACATCACCTTGAAGAGAGTCAGCAAGAGAATCTAG
- the THNSL2 gene encoding threonine synthase-like 2 — protein MEYVSTRGGVRAVDFEGALFSGYAPDGGLFMPQRIPSLDRDTLQRWSCLSYPELVKELCSLFVPAKLVPRNVLNDLIDRAFSRFRHKNVVHLSRLKDGLNILELWHGVTYAFKDLSLSCTGQFLQYFLEKKQKHVNILVGTSGDTGSSAIESVRGQKNVDIFVLLPKGLCTQIQELQMTTVIEDNVHVFTAHGNSDEIDEPIKELFADVNFAGKYNLMSLNSINWSRIMVQIAHYFYAYFQCVPSLDTTPLPVVEIVVPTGGGGNITAGCIAQKMGLPIRLITVVNSNDIIHRTVQHGDFSLAESVKATLASAMDIQEPYNVERILWLLSGSDSCLIKTLMEQFNISKRLKLPEDLHRKLSETLGSCSASDQDIVGAMRRCWEENQYLLCPHTAVAAHYHYSQPHSIPRCCLAPASAAKFQNAVLQAGLVPQIPSEITALMAMESRSTPLERGQDWAQVLRGRIEAVAQRWEAQAGQSAPQGRGGSLGR, from the exons ATGGAGTATGTCAGCACACGGGGAGGCGTGAGGGCCGTGGACTTCGAGGGAGCCCTTTTCTCTGGCTATGCACCCGATGGGGGCCTCTTCATGCCCCAGCGCATCCCCTCGctggacagggacaccctgcaAAGGTGGAGCTGCCTCTCCTACCCTGAGCTGGTGAAGGAGCTGTGCTCCCTCTTCGTCCCGGCCAAGCTGGTCCCGCGGAACGTGCTCAATG ACCTGATCGACAGGGCCTTCAGCAGATTCAGACACAAGAATGTCGTGCATCTGTCCAGGCTGAAAGATGGGCTGAACATTTTGGAGCTCTGGCATGGTGTTACGTATGCATTTAAGGACCTGTCCttgtcctgcacaggacagtttttacagtattttttggagaagaagcagaagcatGTCAATATTCTGGTGG GGACTTCAGGGGACACGGGCAGCTCAGCCATCGAGAGTGTGAGAGGGCAGAAGAACGTGGACATCTTTGTTCTGCTGCCCAAGGGACTCTGCACCCAGATACAGGAACTTCAGATGACCACTGTCATTGAAGACAACGTCCATGTCTTTACTG CTCATGGGAACAGTGATGAAATAGATGAGCCGATCAAGGAACTGTTTGCTGATGTCAATTTTGCTGGAAAATACAACTTGATGAGCTTGAATTCCATCAATTGGTCCAGGATTATGGTGCAGATTGCTCACTACTTCTATGCTTACTTTCAgtgtgtcccatccctggataCCACCCCATTGCCAGTGGTGGAAATTGTTGTGCCTacgggaggaggaggaaatatCACag ctgGCTGTATTGCCCAGAAAATGGGTCTCCCAATTCGACTTATTACTGTGGTGAACAGCAATGACATCATTCATAGGACTGTTCAGCATGGAGATTTCTCACTGGCAGAGAGCGTGAAGGCTACGTTAGCATCAGCCATGGATATCCAA GAGCCTTACAATGTGGAGAGGATCCTCTGGCTGCTCTCAGGCTCTGACAGCTGCCTGATAAAAACTCTGATGGAGCAATTCAACATCTCAAAAAGGCTGAAGCTGCCAGAGGATTTGCACAGAAAG CTCTCCGAGACCCTGGGATCATGCTCAGCCTCTGACCAGGACATTGTGGGCGCCATGCGGCGCTGCTGGGAGGAGAACCAGTACCTGCTGTGCCCCCACACTGCCGTGGCTGCTCACTACCACTACTCACAGCCACACAG CATCCCCCGGTGTTGCTTGgctccagcctctgcagccAAATTTCAGAATGCCGTTCTCCAAGCTGGCCTGGTTCCCCAGATCCCCTCTGAAATCACTGCCCTGATGGCAATGGAGAGCAGGTCCACTCCCCTGGAGCGGGGACAGGACTGGGCACAGGTGCTCCGGGGCCGGATTGAAGCTGTGGCACAGCGGTGGGAGGCACAGGCGGGTCAGTCTgcaccccagggcagggggggaTCACTGGGCAGGTAG